The following are encoded together in the Planctobacterium marinum genome:
- the fusA gene encoding elongation factor G yields MARTTPIELYRNIGIVAHVDAGKTTTTERVLFYTGLSHKIGEVHDGAATMDWMEQEQERGITITSAATTCFWKGMQAQYDQHRINIIDTPGHVDFTIEVERSLRVLDGAVVVFCGSSGIEPQSETVWRQANKYHVPRMVFVNKMDRAGADFERVVEQIRKRLGATCVPIQLNIGAEENFKGVIDLIKMKAINWNEADQGMTFDYEDIPADLQDKAEEMRMEMVEAAAEASDELMEKYLEEGELSEEEIRSGLRTRTLNNEIVLATCGSAFKNKGVQAVLDAVIEYLPSPVEVPAIQGHKDDTDESQDERHADDKEPFSALAFKIATDPFVGTLTFFRCYSGVVNTGDAVYNPVKGKKERFGRIVQMHAKDRAELKEVRAGDIAAAIGLKDVTTGDTLCDPNHVITLERMEFPEPVISIAVEPKSQADQEKMSIALGKLAAEDPSFRVKTDEESGQTIISGMGELHLDIIIDRMKREFKVECNVGNPQVAYRETIRKSVEVEGKFVRQSGGRGQYGHVWLRVEPQEEGKGYEFVNEIVGGAVPKEFIPAVDKGCEEQMHFGVLAGYPVLDVKVTLFDGSYHDVDSSEMAFKIAGSMGFKQGCSEANPVLLEPMMKVEVTTPEDWMGDVVGDLNRRRGVIEGMEDGIGGIKIIRAKVPLSEMFGYATDLRSATQGRASYSMEFHNYAEAPNNVAKGIIEARN; encoded by the coding sequence ATGGCTCGTACTACTCCCATTGAGTTATACCGCAACATCGGTATCGTAGCTCACGTGGACGCGGGAAAAACGACCACTACCGAAAGGGTTTTATTCTACACTGGCTTGTCTCACAAGATTGGTGAAGTACATGATGGTGCGGCCACCATGGACTGGATGGAACAAGAGCAAGAGCGCGGTATTACCATTACCTCTGCGGCCACCACCTGCTTCTGGAAAGGGATGCAGGCCCAGTACGACCAGCACCGCATCAATATTATCGACACACCCGGACACGTTGACTTCACTATCGAAGTAGAGCGTTCTTTGCGCGTACTGGATGGTGCGGTAGTGGTGTTCTGTGGTTCTTCAGGTATTGAGCCACAATCCGAGACGGTCTGGCGTCAAGCGAACAAATATCACGTACCACGCATGGTGTTTGTTAATAAAATGGACCGTGCCGGTGCCGACTTCGAACGTGTTGTTGAACAAATTCGCAAGCGTTTGGGTGCCACCTGTGTACCAATTCAACTAAACATTGGTGCCGAAGAGAACTTCAAAGGGGTTATCGACCTTATCAAGATGAAAGCCATCAACTGGAATGAAGCAGATCAGGGCATGACCTTTGATTACGAAGACATTCCGGCAGATCTTCAGGATAAAGCTGAAGAAATGCGCATGGAGATGGTGGAAGCGGCTGCAGAAGCTTCAGATGAGCTGATGGAAAAGTACCTTGAAGAAGGTGAACTAAGCGAAGAAGAAATTCGCTCTGGGCTGCGTACTCGTACTTTGAATAACGAAATCGTATTAGCCACGTGTGGCTCGGCGTTTAAAAACAAAGGTGTTCAGGCGGTACTGGATGCGGTAATCGAGTATTTACCGTCTCCTGTTGAAGTACCTGCTATTCAGGGCCACAAAGATGATACTGACGAGTCGCAAGACGAGCGTCATGCTGATGACAAAGAGCCGTTCTCGGCGTTGGCCTTTAAGATTGCTACCGACCCATTTGTGGGAACCTTAACCTTCTTCCGTTGTTACTCAGGTGTAGTAAATACCGGCGATGCCGTATACAACCCGGTTAAAGGTAAAAAAGAACGCTTTGGTCGTATCGTGCAGATGCACGCTAAAGACCGTGCAGAATTAAAAGAAGTGCGCGCTGGCGATATCGCAGCAGCGATTGGCTTAAAAGATGTTACTACCGGTGACACGCTTTGCGATCCAAATCATGTGATCACCCTGGAGCGTATGGAATTTCCGGAGCCGGTAATTTCCATCGCGGTAGAGCCAAAATCTCAAGCTGACCAGGAAAAAATGTCGATTGCTTTGGGCAAGCTGGCAGCAGAGGATCCTTCTTTTAGAGTAAAAACAGATGAAGAGTCCGGGCAGACGATTATCTCCGGTATGGGTGAGTTGCACCTGGATATCATCATCGACCGCATGAAGCGCGAATTTAAAGTGGAATGTAACGTGGGTAATCCACAGGTTGCTTACCGCGAAACGATTCGCAAATCAGTGGAAGTGGAAGGTAAATTCGTACGTCAGTCTGGTGGACGTGGCCAGTATGGTCATGTGTGGCTGCGTGTTGAACCTCAGGAAGAGGGCAAAGGCTATGAATTTGTTAACGAAATTGTCGGTGGTGCAGTTCCCAAAGAATTCATCCCTGCGGTTGATAAAGGCTGTGAAGAACAAATGCATTTTGGTGTCCTGGCAGGCTATCCTGTGCTCGATGTTAAGGTGACATTATTCGATGGTTCTTATCATGATGTTGACTCTTCAGAAATGGCCTTTAAGATAGCGGGTTCGATGGGCTTTAAACAAGGTTGCTCGGAAGCAAATCCTGTTTTGCTTGAACCCATGATGAAGGTTGAAGTTACAACTCCCGAAGATTGGATGGGAGATGTAGTAGGTGATCTGAATCGTCGTCGTGGTGTAATTGAAGGTATGGAAGACGGTATTGGCGGTATTAAGATAATACGTGCCAAGGTTCCTTTGTCTGAAATGTTTGGTTATGCCACAGATTTGCGGTCTGCGACGCAAGGGCGAGCTTCATATTCTATGGAGTTCCACAATTATGCAGAAGCCCCTAATAATGTTGCTAAAGGCATTATTGAGGCAAGAAATTAA
- the rpsL gene encoding 30S ribosomal protein S12, giving the protein MATVNQLVRKPRAKKPAKSNVAALDACPQRRGVCTRVYTTTPRKPNSALRKVCRVRLTNGFEVSSYIGGEGHNLQEHSVVLIRGGRVKDLPGVRYHTVRGTLDCAGVNDRKQARSKYGTKRPKS; this is encoded by the coding sequence ATGGCAACAGTTAACCAACTGGTGCGCAAGCCCCGTGCTAAAAAGCCTGCGAAAAGCAACGTAGCAGCACTGGATGCTTGTCCACAACGTCGTGGTGTATGTACTCGTGTATATACTACTACCCCTAGGAAGCCTAACTCAGCGTTACGTAAAGTGTGTCGTGTACGTCTGACTAACGGTTTCGAAGTAAGTTCATACATCGGTGGTGAAGGTCACAACCTTCAGGAACACAGTGTTGTATTAATCCGTGGTGGTCGTGTTAAAGATCTACCAGGTGTTCGTTATCACACAGTTCGCGGTACGCTTGACTGTGCAGGTGTTAACGACCGTAAGCAAGCCCGTTCTAAGTACGGAACGAAAAGGCCCAAGTCTTAA
- a CDS encoding tellurite resistance TerB family protein, giving the protein MKDLQKMLGGLSKSGFMSGMAGGAVSGVITNLAMGKSSKKTKKMGKSALKVGALAAVGGLAWKAYQSYNQQKTNGQGSAQASSPAYTYTPQQQSSAQQHTYSRPEPKTFNYGRVSEERFEEIIEDDSADGGQMLLMQAMIAAAYADGHIDSDEQQRIFNQVEQMDLSVAEKASLFDELRQPKSMQQIVSNVPDAETGVEVYAASLLAIDESLSVSQQYLDNLAQHLCIPRELRSAIHNQAQQARLQ; this is encoded by the coding sequence ATGAAAGATCTCCAAAAGATGTTAGGTGGCCTGAGTAAGAGTGGTTTTATGTCGGGTATGGCTGGCGGCGCAGTGAGCGGCGTGATCACAAACCTGGCGATGGGCAAAAGCTCGAAGAAAACCAAGAAAATGGGTAAAAGCGCCCTTAAGGTAGGAGCGCTCGCCGCTGTTGGCGGTTTGGCCTGGAAAGCTTACCAGAGTTATAACCAGCAAAAAACCAATGGGCAAGGTAGTGCACAAGCCTCTAGTCCTGCCTACACTTACACGCCGCAACAACAATCTTCGGCGCAACAGCACACCTATTCAAGGCCAGAGCCAAAAACCTTCAACTATGGTCGGGTTTCAGAGGAGCGTTTTGAGGAAATTATTGAAGACGACAGCGCTGATGGTGGCCAGATGCTGCTAATGCAAGCCATGATTGCCGCTGCCTATGCCGATGGCCATATCGATAGCGACGAACAGCAACGCATTTTCAATCAGGTTGAGCAGATGGATTTATCGGTGGCCGAAAAAGCCTCATTATTCGATGAGCTGCGCCAACCTAAATCCATGCAACAAATCGTTTCCAATGTACCGGATGCCGAGACCGGTGTAGAAGTATACGCAGCGTCTTTGCTGGCCATTGACGAGAGCTTATCTGTTTCTCAGCAGTATCTGGATAACCTGGCGCAACATCTGTGTATACCGCGAGAACTGCGCTCGGCCATTCATAACCAGGCTCAGCAAGCTCGCCTGCAATAG
- the rpsG gene encoding 30S ribosomal protein S7, whose protein sequence is MPRRRVVGQRKILPDPKFGSQLLAKFINVVMLDGKKSTAEKIVYGALDAAAEKTGKDHLDIFEAALDNIRPNVEVKSRRVGGSTYQVPVEVRPVRRNALGMRWMVEAARKRGEKSMALRLAAEMADASENKGSAVKKREDVHRMAEANKAFAHYRW, encoded by the coding sequence ATGCCAAGAAGAAGAGTCGTAGGACAACGTAAAATCCTACCTGATCCTAAGTTCGGATCACAGCTGTTAGCTAAATTCATTAATGTTGTTATGCTAGACGGCAAAAAATCAACTGCTGAAAAAATCGTTTACGGTGCACTAGACGCCGCTGCTGAAAAAACAGGTAAAGATCACCTGGACATTTTCGAAGCTGCTCTGGACAACATCCGTCCTAACGTAGAGGTTAAATCTCGCCGTGTTGGTGGTTCTACCTACCAGGTACCGGTTGAAGTTCGCCCTGTACGTCGCAATGCATTAGGTATGCGTTGGATGGTTGAAGCTGCTCGTAAGCGTGGTGAAAAATCTATGGCGTTGCGCCTTGCTGCTGAAATGGCTGATGCGTCAGAAAACAAAGGTTCTGCGGTTAAGAAACGTGAAGACGTTCACCGTATGGCTGAAGCGAACAAAGCGTTCGCACACTACCGCTGGTAA
- the tuf gene encoding elongation factor Tu → MAKEKFERTKPHVNVGTIGHVDHGKTTLTAAITTVLAKTYGGSAQAFDQIDNAPEERERGITIATSHVEYDTPTRHYAHVDCPGHADYVKNMITGAAQMDGAILVVAATDGPMPQTREHILLGRQVGVPYIIVFMNKCDMVDDEELLELVEMEVRELLTEYEFPGDDLPVIQGSALKALEGDAEWEKKVIELGEALDSYIPEPERAIDKPFILPIEDVFSISGRGTVVTGRVEQGIVKVGEEVEIVGIKETTTTTCTGVEMFRKLLDEGRAGENVGVLLRGTKRDEVERGQVLAKPGSINPHTKFEAEVYVLSKDEGGRHTPFFKGYRPQFYFRTTDVTGAVELPEGVEMVMPGDNLKFVVELIAPIAMDEGLRFAIREGGRTVGAGVVSKIID, encoded by the coding sequence ATGGCAAAAGAAAAGTTTGAACGTACGAAACCGCACGTAAACGTAGGTACAATCGGCCACGTTGACCACGGTAAAACAACTCTGACTGCAGCGATCACTACTGTATTAGCAAAAACTTACGGTGGTTCTGCACAGGCTTTCGATCAAATCGATAACGCTCCAGAAGAGCGCGAGCGTGGTATCACAATCGCAACTTCACACGTTGAGTACGATACTCCTACTCGTCACTACGCACACGTAGACTGTCCTGGACACGCTGACTATGTTAAAAACATGATCACTGGTGCGGCACAGATGGACGGTGCTATTTTGGTTGTAGCAGCGACTGACGGCCCTATGCCTCAGACTCGTGAGCACATCCTGTTAGGTCGTCAGGTTGGCGTACCTTACATCATCGTATTCATGAACAAGTGTGACATGGTTGACGATGAAGAGCTGTTAGAGCTTGTAGAAATGGAAGTACGTGAACTTCTGACTGAATATGAATTCCCTGGTGACGACTTGCCAGTGATTCAAGGTTCTGCTCTTAAGGCGCTTGAAGGCGACGCAGAGTGGGAAAAGAAAGTTATCGAACTAGGTGAAGCACTGGATTCTTACATCCCAGAGCCAGAGCGTGCTATCGACAAGCCGTTCATCCTGCCTATCGAAGACGTATTCTCAATCTCAGGCCGTGGTACAGTAGTAACTGGTCGTGTTGAGCAAGGTATCGTTAAAGTTGGTGAAGAAGTAGAAATCGTAGGTATCAAAGAGACTACAACTACTACTTGTACTGGTGTTGAGATGTTCCGTAAGTTGCTTGACGAAGGTCGTGCCGGTGAGAACGTTGGTGTTCTTCTTCGTGGTACTAAGCGTGACGAAGTAGAGCGTGGTCAAGTATTGGCTAAGCCTGGTTCAATCAACCCACACACTAAGTTCGAAGCAGAAGTATACGTACTGAGCAAAGACGAAGGTGGCCGTCATACTCCTTTCTTCAAAGGTTACCGTCCACAGTTCTACTTCCGTACAACTGACGTAACAGGTGCTGTAGAGCTTCCAGAAGGCGTAGAAATGGTAATGCCTGGTGACAACCTTAAGTTCGTAGTAGAACTGATTGCGCCAATCGCGATGGACGAAGGTCTGCGCTTCGCAATCCGTGAAGGTGGAAGAACTGTTGGTGCGGGCGTAGTTTCCAAGATCATCGATTAA